One window of Desulfarculus baarsii DSM 2075 genomic DNA carries:
- a CDS encoding NifU family protein translates to MDALTKDMVEQALQEARAELAKHHGNVEVLAVNQEGVVLVRLTGACSGCKSAPLTLRDVIEKSLKARLPQVTRVDALL, encoded by the coding sequence ATGGACGCTCTGACCAAGGACATGGTTGAGCAGGCCCTGCAAGAGGCCAGGGCCGAGTTGGCCAAGCATCACGGCAACGTGGAGGTGCTGGCCGTCAATCAGGAGGGCGTGGTGTTGGTGCGCCTGACCGGCGCCTGTTCGGGCTGTAAATCCGCGCCGTTGACCCTGCGCGACGTCATCGAAAAAAGCCTCAAGGCCAGGCTGCCTCAGGTCACGCGGGTCGACGCCCTGCTCTGA